One region of Bactrocera neohumeralis isolate Rockhampton chromosome 5, APGP_CSIRO_Bneo_wtdbg2-racon-allhic-juicebox.fasta_v2, whole genome shotgun sequence genomic DNA includes:
- the LOC126759555 gene encoding PXMP2/4 family protein 4-like, with translation MVATFTLKFLKSQWRSFANAHPLARGVISYAVIWPTSSLIQQTIEGRDLKTYDWMRCLRYGVFGALYVAPTLYGWVRLSSVMWPQMNLRVGITKAAVEQISYGPFAGTSFFFLMSLMEGRSVEEAVQEVKDKFPKAFEVGICIWPVIQTINFSMVPEQHRVVFVSICSLAWTTFLAYMHTKHVDEEEKETPSNETRLSQQAPLTQTMATTTNESLVVKVKRALAL, from the exons ATGGTCGCCACATTTACCCTAAAGTTCCTAAAGTCACAATGGCGCAGTTTTGCCAATGCCCACCCTTTGGCCAGGGGTGTCATTTCGTATGCAGTAATATGGCCCACAAGCAGTCTCATACAACAAACAATTGAGGGTAGAGATCTCA AAACTTACGATTGGATGCGTTGTCTGCGGTATGGTGTGTTCGGCGCGCTATATGTGGCGCCTACACTATATGGTTGGGTGCGTCTAAGCTCTGTCATGTGGCCGCAAATGAATTTACGAGTTGGTATTACAAaa GCTGCCGTCGAACAGATCTCATATGGCCCCTTCGCTGGTACCAGCTTCTTCTTTCTTATGAGCTTAATGGAAGGACGTAGCGTTGAAGAGGCTGTGCAAGAGGTCAAAGATAAATTCCCAAAAGCATTcgag GTTGGCATTTGCATCTGGCCTGTCATTCAGACAATAAATTTCTCCATGGTACCTGAGCAACATCGTGTCGTTTTCGTTAGTATCTGCAGTTTGGCTTGGACCACATTTCTAGCTTATATGCATACAAAACATGTAGATGAAGAAGAAAAGGAGACACCCAGCAACGAAACGAGGCTTTCACAGCAAGCACCGTTGACACaaacaatggcaacaacaactaatgagAGCTTAGTTGTCAAAGTCAAACGTGCACTTGCCCTTTAA
- the LOC126759561 gene encoding uncharacterized protein LOC126759561, translating into MGAGNSTPQTAHIINPVRASAIHVTPSVINRLESAKQQIAEVAVPAPTKDEPVHCARCCTCGFFKGKDKEASLLAMKSNELQEAQYVKTLEKLEAMLGKPVRFAAVHSENLKKLEHKLLKCYADNPRQPLVCADAAKEYQNFVFKQQFDSILNAKHITTQKHQ; encoded by the coding sequence ATGGGTGCTGGAAATTCCACGCCACAAACGGCGCACATCATCAATCCAGTGCGTGCCAGCGCCATACACGTCACACCAAGCGTTATAAATCGCCTGGAAAGTGCCAAGCAACAAATTGCCGAAGTTGCAGTGCCGGCACCAACAAAAGACGAACCCGTACATTGTGCACGCTGTTGCACCTGTGGCTTCTTCAAGGGCAAAGACAAAGAGGCCAGCTTGTTGGCGATGAAATCAAATGAATTGCAGGAAGCGCAATATGTGAAAACTTTGGAGAAATTGGAAGCCATGCTGGGCAAACCCGTACGCTTTGCTGCAGTGCACAGCGAGAACCTGAAGAAATTGGAGCACAAACTATTGAAATGCTATGCAGATAACCCACGCCAGCCGCTGGTGTGTGCCGATGCAGCGAAGGAATATCAGAATTTCGTTTTTAAGCAACAATTCGATTCGATACTTAATGCTAAACATATAACAACACAAAAACATCAATAA